A single genomic interval of Mycosarcoma maydis chromosome 8, whole genome shotgun sequence harbors:
- a CDS encoding putative 1-phosphatidylinositol 3-kinase has protein sequence MSVLGTHQSDALNRIFAGLKSRDEATRQAAGEELKSHVALVVSELKGDSLSSFNNDLHRRIFELAHSQHVHEKLGGVIAIEDLIEQESEDNSARLYRFYQYLKPNLPCNDASVMIAASRALGRVAYHGGQSLGEQFIEYEVLRVLDFLQAGDRNESGRYAAVLIIREMAKRVPQQFHPYVPRVLDRIWVALRDVRVIVREGAAEAMGACLGIIAAREKQMGSHFFESIYEEAEKGLKMSAPEAIHGSLLAVQQLLQHSKTFMRNRFQRACELVFRLHKHRDPLIRRTITNLVPVLARYDPHYFAEEHLRAVMGILTEQLRREKDRSPKESAQTFETIGFVAAAMGPRMKPFIEPVLACVKEGLQMRGKKNAPPEGPIFLCVGNLATAVGPHLTRYMHDLLDLMFSCGLSIPLVTALDGIVKAIPPLMKVVQDRLLDMLSMTLIGQPYRPLGAPASLRPSANASRDVVAAQTVESKGVETITVALQTLGRFDFQGHILNEFVRNCTLPYLEDDHAAVRQAAAETCADLFVNDPICRQTSMHAIEVVNDVLDKLMTVGIADPDPELRWTVLSKFGAQEQFDRHLAQSEYVRSLFIALNDEKFKVREVAIVIIGRLAKHNPAYVMPSLRKALIQLLTELEYSTVSRHKEEAAKLLTEVVRASQRLVKSYALPMLEVLLPKANDPSVGVAARVMECLGELAKVGGEDLAPNVDQLMRLAIDQLSSTAPGSSTAKRDAALKTLGLVASNTGHVVNPYLTYRNLLGTVVKILKTEQSKPVRRETIRVMGILGALDPYRYKLLEKNGDEGQDETSKGSGTDLFELALAIGTSTDDYYQNIAIDALITILKDPSLSTHHHAVIEAIMYMFKTQGLKCVTFLPQIIPAFLNVIRTCGTGLSEFYFQQLAILISIIKQHVRSYLEPIFELVQENWNPNSSIQLTIVSLVEAVAKALEGEFKSYLPILLPNMLQTLDGEITSKRQPTLLRILQAFYVFGSNIEEYLHLVLPVVVKMFERPDASQTLRRAAILTVGNLSRKVSFCDHASRVIHPLVRVLPTGTSDIRNAVMETLSALVVQLGASYAIFIPVVNKVLIQNRIQHATYDQLVSKLLNGERLPQDLSAADNALGSKIDESPQAEANKMTVNQQHLKQAWDTSKVSTSEDWQEWLRRMAVEFMRESPSHALRACRSLADVYPALAYGLFNVAFVSCWTELYEQYQSDLVKALETAFDAPEVPGDVVHMLLNLAEFMEHDDKALPINIRVLGDRAYKFHSYAKALHYKEAEFLTDPSPQVVESLIDINTKLQQSDAAFGALTYAREHLDITHHEEWYEKLHRWEEALTAYDRKAMLDPDDYGVAFGKMRCLHALGEWEHLSDLVQQKWGRADMEDRRHMAPLAAAAAWSLGQWDTMDDYISAMRSDSSERSFYRAILHTHRSQRAAANKQIAKARESLDSELTALISESYGRAYDLMVRTQMLSELEEALAYKLDYKEQPDRQATIRSTWMKRLKGCQPEVEVWQRILSVRSIVLTPADDTETWIKFANLCRKSGRMVLAEKTLNSLLGPERTNADPRSPIGPRAPPPVIYAHLKFMWASGARIESLSYLQEFTLNLAEDLGVHTVDEHGNLVTQDWQSSPHLGEFARLLARCFFKQGEWQMSLRENWVTDDNSNVIESYRRATELDRNWYKAWHAWALANFEVISHHEERNEQITPQMIAASIVPSVQGFFRSIALASGNSLQDTLRLLTLWFKYGHQEDVSQAVSEGFASVIVDTWLEVIPQIIARITAPSPRVRRLIHNLLSDVGLAHPQALVYPLTVAAKSPSHMRIQAAMGIMDNVREHSPVLVEQALLVSNELIRVAILWHEMWHEGLEEASRLYFTEDNIDAMFATLEPLHDALEKGPETLRETSFAQTHGRDLAEARECGRRFRQYGDISDLNQAWDLYYHVFKKIAKQLPAGNSVQLDLQYVSPKLLAMRDLELAVPGTYQSGKPIVCITRFEQIVLVIASKQHPRRLKMKGSDGKTYQYLLKGHEDLRQDERVMQLFGLVNTLLSIDSESYKRRLEIRRFPVIPLSPNTGMLGWVENTDTLHVLIKEYREQHKILLNIEHRLMLQMAPDYDHLTLMQKVEVFEYALDNTPGQDLYRVLWLKSRNSESWLERRLAYTRSLAVSSVAGYILGLGDRHPSNLLLDRLTGQIVHIDFGDCFEIACHRPKFPEKVPFRLTRMLVNAMEVGGIKGTFKVTAENTMRVLRDNKESVLALLEAFVHDPLISWRLVADDGAERAPDAKENEAVAAEGGAASGTATGAVTGAANVGAGGTVAPNQRQDQALYPAAGAPGGGIALPPTATATATAAAAAAPNAVQAGGQDMRNQRALEVVRRIQNKLSGRDFNPAESLSVAAQIERLVQDATSKENLCVAFVGWCSFW, from the coding sequence ATGTCCGTCCTTGGCACCCATCAgagcgatgcgctcaaTCGCATCTTTGCTGGACTCAAGAGCAGAGATGAGGCCACACGTCAAGCAGCTGGCGAAGAGCTCAAATCGCACGTCGCACTCGTCGTCTCGGAACTCAAGGGTGACAGCCTCTCCTCGTTCAACAACGATCTACACCGCAGAATCTTCGAACTTGCGCACAGTCAGCATGTTCACGAAAAGCTTGGTGGTGTCATTGCCATCGAAGACCTCATCGAACAGGAAAGCGAGGACAATAGCGCTCGTCTCTACCGCTTCTACCAATACCTCAAACCTAATTTGCCATGCAACGATGCTTCCGTCATGATCGCCGCCTCCCGCGCCTTGGGAAGGGTCGCCTACCACGGCGGTCAATCGCTCGGAGAACAGTTTATCGAATACGAAGTGCTTCGTGTGCTCGATTTCCTCCAAGCCGGCGATCGGAACGAGTCGGGACGATACGCTGCCGTGCTCATCATCCGTGAAATGGCAAAAAGGGTGCCGCAGCAGTTTCATCCCTACGTTCCTCGTGTCCTAGACCGCATCTGGGTTGCTCTCCGAGATGTTCGTGTCATCGTCAGAGAAGGGGCCGCAGAAGCCATGGGTGCCTGTCTCGGCATCATCGCTGCACGTGAAAAGCAGATGGGCAGTCATTTTTTCGAGTCAATCTACGAAGAGGCCGAAAAGGGCCTCAAGATGAGCGCACCCGAAGCCATCCACGGAAGCCTGCTCGCTGtacagcagctgctgcagcactCGAAAACCTTCATGCGCAATCGCTTCCAGCGCGCCTGCGAGCTCGTCTTCCGTCTGCACAAGCATCGCGATCCTCTGATCCGCcgcaccatcaccaacctGGTCCCCGTCCTGGCGCGCTACGACCCACACTATTTCGCCGAGGAGCATCTGCGAGCCGTCATGGGCATTCTCACAGAGCAACTACGAAGAGAAAAGGACCGATCGCCCAAGGAGTCAGCACAGACGTTTGAAACAATCGGCTTTGTTGCTGCAGCCATGGGTCCCAGGATGAAGCCTTTCATCGAGCCAGTCCTGGCCTGCGTCAAGGAGGGCCTGCAGATGCGCGGAAAGAAAAACGCCCCACCCGAAGGCCCCATCTTTCTCTGTGTCGGCAACCTTGCCACCGCAGTGGGTCCACATCTCACACGATACATGCACGACCTCCTCGACCTCATGTTCTCTTGTGGCCTCAGCATCCCGCTCGTCACAGCACTCGATGGCATCGTAAAGGCAATTCCGCCACTCATGAAGGTGGTACAGGATCGTCTCTTGGACATGCTTTCCATGACGCTGATTGGACAACCCTACCGCCCGCTCGGAGCTCCCGCCAGTCTTCGCCCCTCGGCCAACGCTAGTCGCGATGTGGTTGCCGCTCAAACCGTCGAATCCAAGGGTGTCGAGACCATAACGGTCGCACTGCAGACGCTGGGCAGGTTCGACTTCCAAGGCCACATTCTCAACGAATTCGTCCGTAACTGCACGCTCCCTTACCTCGAGGATGACCATGCTGCCGTGCGGCAAGCTGCGGCTGAGACGTGCGCCGACTTGTTCGTCAACGACCCCATCTGCCGTCAAACCAGCATGCACGCCATCGAGGTGGTCAACGAtgtgctcgacaagctcatGACCGTCGGCATTGCTGATCCAGATCCAGAACTCCGATGGACAGTGCTCAGCAAGTTTGGCGCTCAGGAGCAATTTGATCGCCATCTTGCCCAATCCGAATATGTCCGTTCCCTCTTCATCgcgctcaacgacgaaAAATTCAAGGTTCGCGAGGTGGCCATTGTCATCATCGGGCGTCTGGCAAAGCACAACCCAGCCTACGTCATGCCCTCCCTCCGCAAAGCACTCATTCAGCTGCTCACCGAGCTTGAATATTCGACGGTCAGCCGGCACAAGGAAGAGGCTGCTAAGCTGCTGACCGAGGTCGTCCGTGCCTCACAACGTCTCGTCAAGTCGTATGCGTTGCCCATGCTTGAGGTGCTGTTGCCCAAAGCAAACGATCCCAGCGTCGGTGTCGCGGCCAGAGTCATGGAGTGTCTCGGTGAACTCGCCAAAGTGGGAGGAGAGGATCTTGCGCCAAACGTCGATCAGCTCATGCGTCTTGCCATCGACCAACTCTCAAGCACCGCACCTGGCTCATCCACCGCAAAGCGGGACGCTGCTCTCAAGACACTTGGTCTCGTCGCTTCCAACACTGGCCACGTCGTCAACCCATACCTCACGTATAGAAACCTGCTCGGCACGGTCGTCAAGATCCTCAAAACAGAGCAGTCCAAGCCCGTCCGTCGCGAGACGATCCGTGTCATGGGCATCCTTGGTGCTCTGGATCCATACAGAtacaagctgctcgagaagaacgGCGACGAGGGTCAAGACGAGACATCAAAGGGAAGCGGCACCGACCTCTTTGAGCTTGCTTTGGCAATCGGCACTTCGACCGACGACTACTACCAGAACATCGCCATTGATgcgctcatcaccatcctcaaGGACCCTTCGCTCTCGACACATCATCATGCCGTCATCGAGGCCATCATGTACATGTTCAAGACGCAAGGTCTCAAGTGCGTCACTTTCCTGCCTCAGATCATTCCAGCTTTCCTCAACGTGATCCGCACCTGTGGCACGGGCCTGTCCGAATTCTACTTTCAGCAGCTAGCCATtctcatctcgatcatcaAGCAGCACGTCCGCAGCTACCTGGAGCCCATCTTTGAGCTGGTCCAGGAAAATTGGAACCCCAATTCAAGCATCCAGCTCACCattgtctcgctcgtcgaggcGGTTGCGAAAGCGCTTGAAGGCGAGTTCAAATCATATCTGCCTATCTTGCTGCCCAACATGCTCCAGACGCTCGACGGTGAGATAACCAGCAAGCGTCAGCCTACATTGCTCCGTATCCTGCAGGCCTTCTACGTCTTTGGTTCGAATATCGAGGAGTACTTGCATCTGGTGCTGCCGGTCGTCGTCAAGATGTTCGAGCGCCCGGACGCGTCGCAGACGCTTCGACGTGCTGCTATCTTGACCGTAGGTAACTTGTCGCGCAAAGTCAGCTTCTGCGACCATGCATCACGCGTAATCCACCCTCTGGTCCGTGTGCTGCCTACGGGGACTAGCGACATTCGCAACGCCGTCATGGAGACATTGTCTGCGCTCGTAGTGCAGCTCGGCGCTTCGTACGCCATCTTTATTCCCGTCGTCAATAAGGTGCTGATTCAAAATCGTATACAGCATGCGACGTACGATCAGCTCGTCTCCAAGCTGCTGAATGGCGAACGCCTGCCGCAAGACCTGTCTGCGGCTGACAATGCGTTGGGgagcaagatcgacgagtcGCCCCAAGCCGAGGCTAACAAGATGACTGTCAACCAGCAACATCTCAAGCAAGCCTGGGATACGTCCAAagtgtcgacgagcgaagACTGGCAAGAATGGCTCAGAAGGATGGCGGTCGAGTTCATGCGCGAATCGCCAAGCCATGCCTTGAGGGCCTGCAGAAGTCTAGCAGACGTTTACCCAGCGTTGGCGTACGGCCTTTTCAACGTCGCCTTTGTTTCGTGCTGGACCGAGCTGTACGAGCAGTATCAGAGCGATCTAGTCAAGGCGCTTGAGACAGCATTCGATGCACCTGAAGTGCCTGGCGATGTGGTGCACATGCTACTCAATCTGGCCGAGTTTATGGAGCACGATGACAAGGCGTTGCCAATCAACATTCGCGTGCTTGGCGACCGCGCATACAAGTTCCACAGCTATGCAAAGGCGCTCCACTACAAGGAGGCCGAGTTCCTCACAGATCCTTCGCCGCAGGTCGTCGAAAGTCTCATCGATATCAACACCAAGTTGCAGCAGTCCGATGCGGCGTTCGGTGCCCTCACGTACGCTCGGgagcatctcgacatcACCCATCACGAAGAGTGGTACGAGAAGCTGCACCGCTGGGAGGAGGCCTTGACTGCGTACGACCGCAAAGCCATGCTCGACCCAGACGACTATGGCGTCGCCTTTGGCAAGATGCGCTGTCTGCATGCTTTGGGAGAATGGGAGCACCTATCGGACCTTGTGCAGCAGAAATGGGGCAGAGCTGACATGGAGGACCGCCGACATATGGCGCCGCTTGCCGCGGCTGCCGCCTGGTCGCTCGGTCAGTGGGACACCATGGACGACTACATTTCGGCCATGCGCTCCGACTCATCTGAGCGCTCCTTCTACCGTGCCATCCTGCACACGCATCGTTCGCAACGAGCCGCGGCCAACAAGCAGATCGCCAAGGCTCGAgagtcgctcgactcggagCTCACTGCTCTCATCAGCGAGAGCTATGGCCGTGCATACGACCTCATGGTTCGTACACAGATGCtttccgagctcgaggaggcACTGGCATACAAGCTCGACTACAAGGAGCAGCCTGACCGCCAGGCGACCATTCGCTCCACGTGGATGAAGCGTCTCAAAGGCTGCCAGCCCGAGGTAGAGGTGTGGCAGCGCATCCTCTCTGTGCGTTCGATCGTGCTCACTCCGGCCGACGATACGGAAACGTGGATCAAGTTTGCCAACTTGTGCCGCAAGTCCGGACGCATGGTGTTGGCTGAAAAGACGCTTAACTCGCTGCTGGGCCCGGAACGTACGAATGCTGATCCACGATCGCCGATTGGTCCCAGAGCACCGCCTCCGGTCATCTACGCCCACCTGAAATTCATGTGGGCTTCTGGAGCCAGAATTGAGTCGCTTAGCTATCTGCAAGAGTTTACGCTCAATCTCGCTGAGGATCTTGGGGTCCACActgtcgacgagcacggCAACCTTGTCACGCAGGACTGGCAGTCGTCGCCACATCTCGGCGAGTTTGCACGCCTGCTGGCACGCTGCTTCTTCAAGCAAGGCGAATGGCAGATGTCGTTGCGCGAGAACTGGGTCACGGACGACAACAGCAATGTGATCGAGAGCTACCGCAGAGCGACTGAGCTCGATCGAAACTGGTACAAGGCATGGCACGCTTGGGCGCTGGCGAACTTCGAGGTCATCTCGCACCACGAGGAGAGGAATGAACAGATCACTCCGCAGATGATTGCTGCCAGTATCGTGCCTTCGGTGCAGGGCTTCTTCCGCTCGATCGCGTTGGCGAGTGGTAACTCGTTGCAAGACACGCTCCGCCTGCTTACCCTATGGTTCAAGTATGGTCATCAAGAGGACGTCTCGCAGGCGGTTAGTGAAGGGTTTGCTAGTGTCATCGTGGATACGTGGCTCGAGGTGATTCCGCAGATTATTGCACGTATCACTGCGCCCTCTCCACGAGTGCGTCGCCTGATCCACAACTTGCTGTCGGATGTCGGTCTGGCGCATCCGCAGGCGCTTGTCTATCCTCTCACGGTCGCTGCCAAGAGTCCGAGTCATATGCGTATCCAGGCTGCCATGGGGATCATGGACAATGTGCGCGAGCACTCGCCcgttctcgtcgagcaggcGTTACTGGTGTCGAACGAATTGATCCGTGTTGCGATCCTGTGGCATGAGATGTGGCACGAAGGGCTTGAAGAGGCATCGCGGCTGTACTTTACCGAGGACAACATCGACGCCATGTTTGCCACACTCGAGCCGCTCCACGACGCGTTGGAAAAGGGCCCCGAGACCCTTCGCGAGACTTCATTTGCCCAGACGCACGGCCGCGACCTGGCAGAAGCGAGGGAATGCGGTCGACGCTTCCGCCAGTACGGTGACATCTCGGATCTCAATCAGGCCTGGGATCTGTACTACCACGTCTTTAAGAagatcgccaagcagctgccgGCGGGTAACTCggtgcagctcgacctgcAGTACGTCTCACCGAAGCTGCTGGCAATGCGAGACTTGGAGCTGGCGGTTCCCGGTACGTATCAATCCGGAAAGCCGATTGTATGCATCACGCGCTTCGAGCAGATCGTGCTCGTCATTGCATCGAAAcagcatcctcgtcgactcAAGATGAAGGGTTCCGACGGCAAGACGTACCAATATCTGCTCAAAGGTCACGAGGACTTGCGACAGGACGAACGCGTCATGCAACTGTTCGGTCTGGTTAATACACTGCTCTCGATTGACTCGGAGAGCTACAAGCGTCGACTCGAGATCCGTCGGTTCCCCGTGATTCCGCTCTCGCCCAACACGGGCATGTTGGGCTGGGTGGAAAATACGGATACGCTGCACGTACTCATCAAAGAGTATCGAGAACAGCACAAGATCCTGCTCAACATCGAGCATCGATTGATGCTTCAGATGGCGCCGGACTACGACCACTTGACGCTCATGCAGAAGGTCGAGGTGTTCGAGTATGCGTTGGACAACACGCCGGGGCAAGATCTGTACCGAGTGTTGTGGCTCAAGTCGCGCAATTCCGAGTCGTGGTTGGAGCGACGGTTGGCGTACACGCGTTCGCTGGCGGTGTCGTCGGTCGCAGGCTACATCCTGGGTCTTGGAGATCGACACCCTTCGAATCTGTTGCTCGATCGGTTGACCGGTCAGATTGTGCACATTGATTTCGGCGATTGCTTCGAGATCGCATGCCATCGTCCTAAGTTTCCTGAAAAGGTGCCGTTCAGATTGACGCGCATGCTGGTGAATGCGATGGAAGTGGGCGGGATCAAGGGGACATTCAAGGTAACCGCGGAGAACACGATGCGCGTGCTGAGGGACAACAAGGAGAGCGTGTTGGCGTTGTTGGAGGCGTTTGTTCATGATCCATTGATTTCTTGGAGGTTGGTTGCGGATGATGGCGCCGAGAGGGCGCCTGATGCGAAGGAGAATGAAGCTGTAGCCGCCGAAGGTGGCGCTGCTTCCGGTACGGCGACGGGTGCAGTCACTGGTGCGGCCAATGTCGGCGCGGGTGGAACTGTGGCTCCCAACCAACGCCAAGACCAAGCGCTTTATCCTGCAGCTGGTGCACCGGGCGGTGGTATCGCTCTACCTcccaccgccaccgccaccgccacggctgcagctgcagctgcacccAACGCCGTCCAAGCGGGTGGCCAGGACATGCGCAACCAACGCGCTCTCGAAGTCGTCCGTCGCATCCAAAACAAGCTCAGCGGCAGAGACTTCAATCCCGCAGAAAGCCTCAGCGTCGCTGCTCAGATCGAACGCCTCGTACAGGACGCCACGAGCAAAGAGAATCTGTGTGTCGCCTTCGTCGGCTGGTGTTCCTTCTGGTAA
- a CDS encoding putative septin CDC10 has translation MTAVLSQDQEHTPLQSYVGFDSITKQIESKLLKRGFQFNVMVVGQTGLGKSTLINTLFAAHLIDTKGRFAADEVIRQTTEIHPVSHVIVENGVRLRLNIVDTPGYGDQVNNDNCWDPIIKYIKDQHSAYLRKELTAMRDRYIVDTRIHCCLFFINPTGHGLRPIDVTVMKKLSDVVNVVPVIAKSDSLTMDERDLFKERIRAEMQYNNIRVYPFDNEDYEEEERELNERMRTLIPFAVVGSERSVVIDGKQVRGRKNRYGVVNVENESHCEFVHLRNFLTRTHLQDLIETTAQIHYEAFRSKQLLALKESSSKQQAAQQQQPPTQH, from the coding sequence ATGACGGCGGTACTATCGCAAGATCAGGAGCACACTCCTCTGCAGTCGTACGTCGGATTCGACTCGATCACCAAACAGATCGAGTCGAAACTGCTCAAGCGCGGCTTCCAGTTTAACGTCATGGTCGTGGGTCAGACGGGACTGGGCAAATCGACGCTCATCAACACGCTGTTTGCAGCGCATCTGATCGATACCAAGGGACGATTCGCAGCGGATGAGGTGATTCGCCAGACCACCGAGATCCACCCGGTTTCGCACGTGATTGTGGAAAACGGTGTGAGGCTTCGACTGAACATCGTCGACACCCCTGGCTACGGCGACCAGGTGAACAACGACAATTGCTGGGACCCTATCATCAAGTACATCAAGGATCAACATTCGGCTTACCTCCGAAAGGAGCTCACCGCGATGCGCGATAGGTACATTGTCGATACGCGCATTCACTGCTGTCTCTTCTTCATCAACCCGACGGGTCATGGATTGCGCCCGATCGACGTCACGGTGATGAAGAAGTTGAGCGATGTGGTCAACGTGGTTCCGGTGATCGCCAAGTCGGACTCGCTCACTATGGACGAACGCGATCTGTTCAAGGAACGAATCCGTGCCGAGATGCAGTACAACAACATCCGCGTCTACCCGTTCGATAACGAAGACtacgaggaagaggaacgCGAGCTGAACGAGCGCATGCGTACACTCATCCCGTTTGCCGTCGTCGGCAGCGAACGCTCGGTCGTCATCGACGGTAAACAGGTCAGGGGCAGGAAGAACCGGTACGGTGTCGTCAATGTCGAAAACGAAAGCCACTGCGAGTTTGTACACCTCCGAAACTTTTTGACCAGAACGCACCTGCAGGACCTCATCGAAACCACCGCACAGATCCACTACGAGGCCTTTAGAAGCAAACAGCTCCTCGCCCTGAAGGAGAGCAGTTCCAAACAGCAGGCGGcccagcaacagcagcctcCCACTCAGCATTGA
- a CDS encoding uncharacterized protein (related to Secretory carrier-associated membrane protein 2), which produces MAPPADPFSDRNALDANPFADPSVQGALNDSSRVYAGGDDDVGSTYKGSTVDEIPSRVEANRMEELRRREEELARRERDLDNRAAHIQKHGRNNWPFFYPLIYHDIAAEIPPDSQAIMENLYKLWLLLVLTLVVNMIACIFLLIQGASDGGKDMISGIVYLPVITVASFLLWYRPIYNGLMKEHSLFFYVYFIFAGFHLAFSVYVFLGIPSTGSAGLINTIQAFAGQRIVAGILGAVATAGFGLQGLGNLWYYRLIWKHNNEKGHTFAQAKNELATHGMKAYFTRGSQV; this is translated from the coding sequence ATGGCGCCACCGGCAGACCCCTTCTCGGATCGCAATGCGCTCGACGCCAATCCGTTCGCAGACCCGTCGGTGCAGGGTGCTCTCAACGACTCTTCGCGCGTGTACGCCGgtggcgatgatgacgtTGGCTCTACATACAAGGGCAGCACAGTCGACGAGATCCCGTCACGCGTAGAAGCCAACCGGATGGAAGAGCTTCGCCGTAGAGAAGAGGAACTCGCACGCAGAGAACGCGACCTGGACAATCGCGCAGCACACATCCAAAAGCACGGCCGCAACAATTGGCCGTTCTTCTACCCGCTCATCTATCACGACATTGCTGCAGAGATCCCACCGGACAGTCAGGCTATCATGGAGAATCTCTACAAGCTGTGGCTTCTACTGGTGTTGACGCTTGTCGTCAACATGATAGCGTGTATCTTTTTGCTCATTCAGGGAGCCTCGGACGGTGGTAAAGATATGATCTCGGGTATCGTCTACCTGCCCGTCATCACAGTAGccagcttcttgctctggTACCGACCAATCTACAATGGCTTGATGAAGGAGCactcgctcttcttctaTGTCTACTTTATCTTTGCCGGCTTCCATCTGGCATTCTCGGTGTACGTGTTCTTGGGCATCCCATCCACTGGTTCGGCAGGCTTGATCAACACCATCCAGGCGTTTGCAGGACAACGGATCGTTGCCGGTATCCTGGGAGCGGTAGCTACAGCAGGCTTCGGTCTGCAAGGTTTGGGTAACCTGTGGTACTACAGGCTGATCTGGAAGCACAACAATGAAAAGGGCCATACGTTTGCGCAGGCTAAGAACGAGCTGGCTACACACGGCATGAAGGCCTACTTCACCCGTGGATCGCAGGTGTGA